A segment of the Odoribacter splanchnicus DSM 20712 genome:
GTTTGCATAGGCCCGGATAGCAAAAGAGGTTCCTAGTACTCTCAGGTTCTGTTGTTCTGTTTTCACGATAAACGGATGTAAAGAATCAGGAGCCACTTCGAAATAAGCTTCTCCCTTTAAGAAAACTTGTCGCTGTTTTTCTGTAAAAACAACCGGATATTCCAGTTCTGTTTCAGAATTGAGCCATACCCGGGTGCCATCGGCTAACCTCAGTATATATTCCCCTCCCCGGGGAATCGTGATTTTATGGTATACAGGAGCGGTTGTGGTATCGGTTTTAGGGTATACCAGAGTATTCCCTTCGAGTGTTGCTGTTGTAGCTTCAAGTTTGTTTTTTTCTGTAATTGGAGACAAGAAAATATCTTGACCATTCGACAGTGTCAGGACGGCCTGATATGTTCCGGGAATAATCTCCGTAGATTGAATGGAGGTATTTTTCTGCTCTGATTTGAGATACAGGCTGATGGAAAGGACGAAAGGAAGGAGTATGGCTGCTGCCGCATATCCTATTCGTCTCCATTTCCGAAGTTTCCTTTTTCTTATGTGGGAACGAAAAGCTTGATATTTCTGCCGGTAATTGTGTTCTGACGCTTGTTGGCAGAAGTGGTCGAATCCTTTTCCTGTGATGACTTTCTGGTAAAAGACTTGGTTACTTTCTTGGGAGGTGATCCATTCCCGAAGTGTCGTCTCTTCCTCAAGTGTCAGTTCTTTGCTCCATTGTCGAATGATCAGGTCTGCGATCTTCCAGGGGATTGGTGTGTCCATAAATTATTTAGCCTTTTTTTTGTAATATGACACCGCCTGGAGTAAAAATGGGTATTTAAAAGGCAAAAAAATAATTTTGACAAAAATCAAAAAAGGATGCCGAAGGTTTTGAAAAGTAAAGTGTAGCGTTCCCGCAGAATACGTTTGGCTT
Coding sequences within it:
- a CDS encoding FecR family protein; translated protein: MDTPIPWKIADLIIRQWSKELTLEEETTLREWITSQESNQVFYQKVITGKGFDHFCQQASEHNYRQKYQAFRSHIRKRKLRKWRRIGYAAAAILLPFVLSISLYLKSEQKNTSIQSTEIIPGTYQAVLTLSNGQDIFLSPITEKNKLEATTATLEGNTLVYPKTDTTTAPVYHKITIPRGGEYILRLADGTRVWLNSETELEYPVVFTEKQRQVFLKGEAYFEVAPDSLHPFIVKTEQQNLRVLGTSFAIRAYANESVVLTTLETGKVNIHSKGQEVILNPGEQSCLKDGNLTVAKVNTALFTAWHKGIFIFQDQPLENILNTLARWYNIDIFYTNENLKDIHFTGELKRYDRIQDFLCKLEILEKVRFTIKGRTVTVSTY